From a single Brassica rapa cultivar Chiifu-401-42 chromosome A01, CAAS_Brap_v3.01, whole genome shotgun sequence genomic region:
- the LOC103831991 gene encoding transcription factor FAMA: MAMDKDYSEPNFLGESSGGKDDTSAGMIDYMFNRNLQQEKQSMPEQHQLSPSRFGETPTFDKMSFADVMQFADFGPKLALSQTRNEDDQETEPGMDPVYFLKFPVLNDKIEDHNQTHHLMSREGGECEGNIGNVFLEEKENQEDENDNNSVQLRFIGGEEEEDRDNKNVTTKEVKSKRKRARTSKTSEEVESQRMTHIAVERNRRKQMNEHLRVLRSLMPGSYVQRGDQASIIGGAIEFVRELEQLLQCLESQKRRRILGETGNRHLGDMTTTTTTSSPITSVNNPQIITGNVTDSEGGGVLREETAENKSCLADVEVKLLGFDAMIKILSRRRPGQLIKTIAALEDLHLSILHTNITTMEQTVLYSFNVKITSETRFTAEDIASSIQEIFSFIHANTTM, translated from the exons ATGGCAATGGATAAAGATTACTCG GAACCCAATTTCTTAGGTGAATCCTCAGGCGGCAAGGATGATACCAGCGCTGGTATGATAGACTACATGTTCAACAGAAACCTTCAGCAAGAAAAGCAATCGATGCCGGAACAGCATCAACTGTCCCCTTCTCGATTCGGAGAAACGCCAACTTTTGATAAAATGAGCTTTGCAGACGTGATGCAGTTTGCGGACTTCGGTCCGAAACTGGCGTTGAGCCAGACCAGAAATGAAGACGATCAAGAAACCGAGCCGGGGATGGACCCGGTTTATTTCTTAAAGTTCCCAGTCTTGAACGATAAGATAGAGGATCATAACCAAACTCATCATCTCATGTCTCGAGAAGGAGGTGAGTGTGAAGGTAACATAGGGAACGTGTTTCTTGAAGAAAAGGAAAACCAAGAAGATGAAAACGATAACAACTCCGTGCAGCTCCGTTTTATTggaggggaagaagaagaagatagagatAACAAAAATGTTACCACAAAGGAGGTAAAGAGCAAGAGAAAGAGAGCTAGAACAAGCAAAACCAGCGAAGAAGTGGAAAGCCAAAGAATGACTCATATCGCGGTCGAGAGGAACCGTAGGAAGCAAATGAACGAGCATCTTCGTGTACTCAGGTCTCTCATGCCTGGATCCTACGTCCAAAGG GGAGATCAAGCGTCAATCATAGGAGGAGCAATAGAGTTTGTACGAGAGCTTGAGCAACTCCTACAATGTCTGGAATCACAGAAGCGTCGGAGAATCTTGGGAGAAACTGGTAATAGGCATCTTGGGGACATGACCACGACAACGACTACTTCTTCTCCCATAACTTCGGTTAATAATCCCCAGATTATTACCGGAAATGTAACCGATTCAGAGGGTGGAGGAGTACTTCGGGAGGAGACGGCAGAGAATAAGTCGTGTTTGGCTGATGTAGAGGTGAAGCTGCTAGGGTTTGACGCCATGATCAAGATACTTTCAAGAAGAAGACCAGGACAACTGATTAAGACTATAGCTGCATTGGAGGATCTTCATCTCTCTATTCTTCACACTAACATCACTACCATGGAACAAACCGTCCTCTACTCCTTCAATGTCAAG ATTACAAGTGAGACAAGGTTTACGGCAGAAGACATTGCAAGTTCGATCCAGGAGATATTTAGTTTTATTCATGCAAATACCACCATGTAA